The Shewanella zhangzhouensis genome has a window encoding:
- a CDS encoding substrate-binding periplasmic protein — translation MFWLNRFLGLISMPFLVVESMASEPVLTMAYRTTEKLPFIAEAPDNRGLFEDMYLEAAKRIGVSLKIVRLPKVRVINGLMDGSIDFYPQFTFSDIRQGYCQFVVNGLRVNYYAISRPEVERLERVEDFNGLLLLHVLGNPDYLGMLGFGEARVTRVDVAEMDLQKAIHMIEKGRADAYLYEAEPLEYAVAQSGSTMVRLHQRLHQGDEWATLGFSKKSRWAKFEPNPDYDPLMPTSVSNQPQRFEAGSVPARLAHALSEMRQDGTLDVFYQRYLNTAADKLLPAKDH, via the coding sequence ATGTTTTGGTTGAACCGTTTTTTAGGCTTGATTTCAATGCCTTTTCTGGTGGTTGAATCTATGGCGTCTGAGCCCGTGCTCACCATGGCTTACCGTACCACCGAAAAGCTGCCCTTTATCGCCGAGGCGCCGGACAATCGTGGTCTGTTTGAAGACATGTATCTTGAAGCAGCAAAACGTATTGGTGTGTCGCTTAAGATAGTGCGCCTCCCCAAGGTGCGGGTTATCAATGGATTGATGGATGGCAGCATCGACTTTTATCCCCAATTTACCTTCAGCGACATTCGACAGGGCTATTGTCAGTTTGTGGTCAATGGTCTCAGGGTCAATTACTACGCCATTTCCCGTCCGGAGGTGGAGCGGCTTGAGCGGGTTGAAGACTTTAACGGCTTGTTATTGCTTCATGTGCTCGGTAATCCGGACTATCTGGGGATGCTTGGTTTTGGGGAGGCCAGAGTCACCAGGGTCGATGTGGCCGAAATGGACCTGCAAAAAGCCATTCATATGATTGAAAAAGGCCGCGCAGATGCCTATCTGTACGAGGCCGAGCCCCTTGAATATGCCGTGGCGCAGAGTGGCAGTACCATGGTGCGTCTGCACCAGCGGCTGCATCAGGGGGATGAATGGGCAACCCTGGGATTTTCCAAAAAATCCAGATGGGCGAAGTTTGAGCCAAACCCAGACTATGACCCATTAATGCCGACCAGTGTGAGCAATCAGCCTCAGCGTTTTGAGGCAGGAAGCGTACCGGCACGCCTGGCTCATGCACTGTCTGAGATGCGTCAGGATGGCACGCTCGATGTGTTTTACCAAAGGTACCTGAACACTGCCGCTGATAAGCTTCTTCCTGCCAAAGACCACTGA
- a CDS encoding acyltransferase, with the protein MRALLSLIRGSLAFLGYTLNTLFWFVPILLLGLVKLLPIRALRKLMSHLVDGCASNWISVNTFIQNSLHPVHIDVQGNPELTREEWYMVIANHQSWVDILVLQRIFNRKIPFLKFFLKQQLLYVPVLGLAWWALDFPFMRRYSTAELKKNPRLKGKDIEITRRACAKFKDKPVSVMNFVEGTRFQAAKHKKQNSPFQHLLRPKAGGMAFALSAMGEQIHKLVDVAIYYPGKVPSFWDFISGQVDEIRVHVTVADIANEMRGDYINDREFKQGFQEQLNQIWARKDGILAQLAGEKEIKTEVSEQHA; encoded by the coding sequence ATGCGCGCGTTGCTGTCGCTTATCCGAGGCTCACTGGCTTTTCTGGGTTACACACTTAACACCCTGTTTTGGTTTGTGCCTATCCTGCTGCTTGGTCTGGTAAAGCTGCTGCCCATTCGTGCCCTGCGCAAGCTGATGTCACATCTGGTGGATGGCTGTGCCTCCAACTGGATTTCGGTTAACACGTTTATCCAAAATTCGCTGCACCCGGTGCACATCGACGTGCAGGGTAACCCTGAACTGACCCGCGAAGAGTGGTATATGGTGATAGCCAACCACCAGAGCTGGGTCGACATTCTGGTCCTGCAGCGCATCTTCAACCGCAAAATCCCCTTCCTGAAGTTTTTCCTCAAGCAGCAGCTGCTCTATGTGCCTGTGCTTGGTCTCGCCTGGTGGGCACTGGATTTCCCCTTTATGCGCCGCTATTCCACCGCCGAGCTGAAAAAGAATCCCAGGCTCAAGGGCAAGGACATTGAAATCACCCGCCGCGCCTGCGCCAAGTTTAAAGACAAGCCGGTGAGCGTGATGAACTTTGTGGAGGGCACCCGCTTTCAGGCTGCCAAACACAAGAAGCAGAACTCACCTTTCCAGCATCTGCTGCGCCCCAAGGCCGGCGGCATGGCCTTTGCCCTTTCCGCCATGGGCGAGCAAATCCACAAGTTGGTGGACGTGGCCATTTACTACCCCGGCAAGGTGCCCAGCTTCTGGGACTTTATCTCAGGTCAGGTGGATGAAATCCGCGTGCACGTGACTGTGGCGGATATCGCCAACGAGATGCGCGGCGACTACATCAACGATCGCGAGTTTAAGCAGGGCTTCCAGGAACAACTCAACCAGATCTGGGCTCGCAAAGACGGCATTCTGGCACAGCTTGCCGGTGAGAAAGAGATAAAAACTGAGGTTTCTGAACAACATGCTTAA
- a CDS encoding acyltransferase codes for MLNFLPGPLLFLLSGSLLIINTAICGSLVCIGGLFKLLTPFKAGRVRVTMLMNRFMWLWATLNGAILQLIAKIEWDVKGLDGLDKNGWYLVISNHLSGFDIAAQTYILRNHIPMLKFFLKKELIYVPIMGLGCWALDMPFMNRTSPEKLKKNPKLKGKDLETTRKACEKFRDLPTSIINYVEGSRFTEAKRDRQNSPYRYLLRPKAGGIAFALSAMGEQFSHLLNVTVVYPDAPKDILAGVMQGKVSKIVVRVEALPVPEVDDKQYFSNAEYRAQFQRWLNDVWQKKDEQIHELLTEHKASTSSYRELAERGH; via the coding sequence ATGCTTAACTTTTTGCCGGGGCCGCTGCTGTTTTTGTTAAGCGGAAGCTTGCTCATTATCAACACCGCCATTTGTGGTTCGCTGGTGTGCATCGGCGGCCTGTTCAAGCTACTGACGCCCTTCAAAGCTGGCCGAGTCCGGGTCACCATGCTGATGAACCGATTTATGTGGCTGTGGGCTACCCTCAACGGTGCCATCCTGCAGCTGATTGCCAAAATCGAATGGGATGTAAAAGGTCTCGATGGGCTGGATAAAAATGGCTGGTATCTGGTGATAAGTAACCACTTGAGCGGCTTCGATATTGCCGCCCAGACGTATATCCTGCGTAACCACATTCCCATGCTCAAGTTCTTCCTCAAAAAAGAACTGATTTATGTACCCATTATGGGCCTGGGCTGCTGGGCGCTGGACATGCCCTTTATGAATCGCACCAGCCCCGAGAAGCTGAAAAAGAATCCCAAGCTCAAGGGCAAGGATCTGGAAACCACCCGCAAGGCGTGTGAGAAATTCCGCGATCTGCCCACCTCCATCATCAACTATGTGGAAGGCAGCCGCTTTACCGAAGCAAAGCGCGACCGGCAGAACTCCCCTTATCGCTATCTGCTGCGCCCCAAGGCCGGCGGTATCGCCTTTGCCCTTTCCGCCATGGGCGAGCAGTTCAGCCACCTGCTGAACGTGACTGTGGTTTACCCCGATGCGCCCAAAGATATCCTTGCGGGGGTGATGCAGGGCAAGGTCAGCAAAATCGTTGTCAGAGTAGAAGCACTGCCGGTACCCGAAGTGGACGACAAACAATACTTCAGCAATGCCGAGTACCGTGCCCAGTTCCAGCGCTGGCTCAATGATGTCTGGCAGAAAAAGGATGAGCAAATCCACGAACTGCTGACCGAGCACAAGGCCAGCACCAGCAGCTACCGTGAACTGGCCGAGCGAGGCCACTGA
- a CDS encoding DUF523 domain-containing protein gives MEKVLVSACLLGEAVRYDGKDNLVASSLWQGWQQEGRLVGICPECAGGLPTPRPPAEIRRPPAEIVSSVADIQAPHSQASIRVVTVTGDDVTAAFVKGAEAALRLARDANIRFAILKARSPSCGKGQIYDGSFSRTLTDGDGITAALLSRHGIEVFTEYQLQQLAERLA, from the coding sequence ATGGAAAAAGTCTTGGTGAGCGCCTGTCTGCTGGGCGAAGCCGTGCGATATGACGGCAAAGATAATTTAGTGGCGTCGTCCCTGTGGCAAGGCTGGCAGCAGGAGGGACGCTTGGTTGGCATCTGCCCCGAGTGCGCAGGTGGTTTGCCGACGCCCCGGCCTCCGGCAGAAATAAGGAGACCTCCGGCAGAAATTGTCAGCTCTGTGGCAGACATACAAGCGCCACACTCACAAGCGAGCATTCGGGTCGTCACAGTGACAGGGGACGATGTGACAGCCGCCTTTGTGAAGGGCGCCGAGGCGGCATTAAGGCTTGCCCGGGACGCCAATATTCGTTTTGCCATTTTAAAGGCCCGCAGCCCGTCCTGTGGCAAGGGGCAGATTTACGATGGCAGCTTTTCCCGTACCCTGACTGACGGGGATGGCATTACCGCTGCGCTGCTGAGTCGGCACGGCATAGAAGTGTTTACCGAATATCAGCTGCAACAACTGGCCGAGCGGCTGGCGTAG
- a CDS encoding GntR family transcriptional regulator: MSQSNLKDLSTERSASERATATLADQILSAIQTAIIKGELAPGSKINEQALAAQFGISRGPTREALQTLERQRLVVRMPHVGARVAQLSVEELNDLYDLRSTLEAMACRLAAERITEAQLAELQALLERQEAALKQGDTYFQEQGDVDFHYQIIRASGNKHLQETLMGGLYHLLRMYRYQCSNHQRPSRAIAEHRRIVEAIAERDGELAALLMQRHIEQGRRNTEARLKELKAEASAREHSSATFANKQQLKGETA, encoded by the coding sequence ATGAGCCAGAGCAACCTTAAAGATCTCAGCACTGAACGCAGCGCCAGCGAGCGCGCCACGGCCACCCTGGCCGATCAGATCCTGAGTGCCATTCAAACTGCCATCATCAAGGGCGAACTGGCCCCCGGCAGCAAGATCAACGAACAGGCACTGGCCGCCCAATTCGGCATCAGCCGCGGTCCCACCCGTGAAGCCCTGCAAACCCTGGAACGCCAACGTTTGGTGGTGCGCATGCCCCATGTGGGTGCCCGGGTGGCACAGCTGTCGGTGGAAGAACTGAACGATCTCTACGACCTGCGCTCCACGCTGGAAGCCATGGCCTGTCGCCTCGCCGCCGAACGCATCACAGAGGCACAGCTTGCCGAGTTGCAGGCGCTGCTCGAACGCCAGGAAGCCGCACTCAAACAGGGCGACACCTATTTTCAGGAGCAGGGTGATGTGGACTTCCACTATCAAATCATTCGCGCCAGCGGCAACAAACACCTGCAGGAAACCCTGATGGGTGGCCTGTACCACCTGCTGCGCATGTACCGTTATCAGTGCAGCAACCACCAGCGCCCAAGCCGTGCCATCGCCGAACACAGACGTATAGTCGAGGCCATTGCCGAGCGTGACGGAGAGCTGGCAGCGCTCTTGATGCAGCGCCATATCGAACAGGGACGACGCAACACAGAGGCGCGTCTTAAAGAACTCAAGGCCGAGGCAAGCGCCCGTGAGCACAGCTCAGCTACCTTCGCCAACAAACAGCAATTAAAGGGAGAGACAGCATGA
- the prpB gene encoding methylisocitrate lyase — protein MTHSAGKRFRDALARSKPLQIVGTTNAYFALMAEKTGFQALYLSGAGVANASYGLPDLGMTSMNDVLIDAGRITSATKLPLLVDIDTGWGGAFNIARTIKEFEKVGVAAVHMEDQVSQKRCGHRPNKAVVSTEEMVDRIKAAVDARTDENFVIMARTDAVAVEGLDAGIERAQAYIEAGADMIFAEALTELPQYRKFKDAVKAPILANMTEFGQTELFDKSALYEAGADMVLYPLGTFRAANQAALKVMQALMNDGHQRNVLGTMQSRKELYEFLNYHNFEDTLDRLFAEGKNK, from the coding sequence ATGACCCACAGCGCAGGCAAGCGTTTTCGCGACGCACTGGCACGCTCCAAGCCACTGCAAATCGTCGGCACCACCAACGCCTATTTCGCTCTGATGGCCGAAAAAACCGGCTTTCAGGCCCTCTATCTGTCCGGTGCCGGGGTGGCCAACGCCTCCTATGGTCTGCCGGATCTGGGCATGACCTCCATGAACGATGTGCTGATTGATGCCGGTCGCATCACCTCAGCCACCAAGCTGCCACTTTTGGTCGACATCGACACCGGCTGGGGCGGCGCCTTCAACATCGCCCGCACCATCAAGGAATTTGAAAAGGTCGGTGTTGCCGCGGTGCACATGGAAGATCAGGTGTCGCAAAAGCGTTGCGGCCATCGCCCCAACAAGGCCGTGGTCAGCACCGAAGAGATGGTTGACCGCATCAAGGCCGCCGTGGATGCCCGCACCGACGAGAACTTCGTCATCATGGCCCGCACCGACGCAGTAGCCGTAGAAGGCCTCGACGCCGGTATTGAGCGCGCCCAGGCCTACATCGAGGCCGGTGCCGACATGATTTTCGCAGAGGCCCTGACCGAACTGCCCCAGTACCGCAAGTTCAAGGATGCGGTAAAGGCCCCAATCCTCGCCAACATGACCGAATTCGGTCAGACCGAGCTGTTCGACAAGTCCGCCCTGTATGAAGCCGGTGCCGACATGGTGCTGTACCCGCTCGGCACCTTCCGCGCCGCCAACCAGGCAGCCCTTAAGGTGATGCAGGCGCTGATGAACGATGGCCACCAGCGCAATGTGTTGGGCACCATGCAGAGCCGCAAGGAGCTGTACGAGTTTTTGAACTACCACAACTTTGAAGACACGCTGGACCGCCTGTTTGCCGAAGGTAAAAACAAATAA
- the prpC gene encoding bifunctional 2-methylcitrate synthase/citrate synthase, with product MAETTDKKLSGAGLRGQSAGETALSTVGKSGSGLTYRGYDVKDLAENASFEEVAFLILYGELPTQLELDNYRAKLKGLRGLPQALKEVLERIPANAHPMDVLRTGCSMLGNLETEHSFADQFDVTNRMLAAFPSIICYWYRFSHDGVRIETETDDEQIGAHFLHLLHGKAPSALHARVMDVSLILYAEHEFNASTFTARVCASTLSDMHSCVTGAIGSLRGPLHGGANEAAMELIQDMRDEQHARDVLAGMLERKEKIMGFGHAIYRESDPRNAIIKEWSEKLAREYGDDRLYRVSVACEAFMWEQKKLFCNADFFHASAYHFMGIPTKLFTPIFVCSRVSGWTAHVMEQRSNNRIIRPSADYVGVELRSVTPISERG from the coding sequence ATGGCTGAGACAACCGATAAAAAACTGAGTGGTGCAGGCCTGCGTGGTCAGAGCGCCGGTGAAACCGCCCTGAGCACAGTGGGTAAATCCGGCTCAGGCCTCACCTACCGCGGCTATGACGTAAAAGATCTGGCCGAAAACGCCAGCTTCGAAGAAGTGGCCTTCCTCATTCTCTACGGCGAGCTGCCTACTCAGCTGGAGCTGGACAACTACCGCGCCAAGCTCAAAGGTCTGCGCGGTCTGCCACAGGCACTGAAAGAAGTGCTGGAACGCATCCCCGCCAATGCTCACCCCATGGACGTGCTGCGTACCGGCTGCTCCATGCTGGGCAACCTGGAAACCGAACACAGCTTTGCCGACCAGTTTGACGTGACCAACCGCATGCTGGCGGCCTTCCCATCCATCATCTGCTACTGGTATCGCTTCAGCCACGATGGCGTGCGCATCGAAACCGAAACCGATGACGAGCAAATCGGTGCCCACTTCCTGCACCTGCTGCACGGCAAGGCGCCATCTGCACTGCACGCCCGGGTAATGGATGTGTCCCTCATCCTCTACGCCGAGCACGAGTTCAACGCCTCTACCTTTACCGCCCGCGTCTGTGCTTCGACCCTGTCTGACATGCACTCCTGCGTAACCGGTGCCATCGGCTCACTGCGTGGCCCGCTGCACGGCGGCGCCAACGAGGCGGCCATGGAACTGATTCAGGATATGCGCGACGAGCAGCACGCCCGCGACGTACTGGCCGGTATGCTGGAGCGCAAAGAGAAAATCATGGGCTTTGGTCACGCCATCTACCGCGAGTCCGACCCACGCAACGCCATCATCAAAGAGTGGTCTGAAAAACTCGCCAGGGAATACGGCGATGACCGTCTGTACCGTGTTTCCGTGGCCTGCGAAGCCTTTATGTGGGAACAGAAGAAACTCTTCTGTAACGCCGACTTCTTCCACGCCAGCGCCTATCACTTCATGGGCATTCCCACCAAACTGTTCACCCCCATCTTCGTATGTTCCCGGGTCAGCGGTTGGACCGCTCACGTGATGGAGCAGCGCAGCAACAACCGCATCATCCGCCCAAGCGCCGATTATGTGGGTGTGGAACTGCGCAGCGTGACCCCCATCAGCGAGCGCGGCTGA
- the acnD gene encoding Fe/S-dependent 2-methylisocitrate dehydratase AcnD yields the protein MNTQFRKPLPGTNLSFFDTREAVDAIAPGAFDKLPYTAKVLAENLLRKAEPARLNDFLSQLIFRKQDLDFPWFPARVVCHDILGQTALVDLAGLRDAIAAKGGDPAKVNPVVPTQLIVDHSLAVEHGGFEKDAFEKNRAIEDRRNDDRFHFINWTKKAFRNVDVIPPGNGIMHQINLEKMSPVIQVRDGIAFPDTCVGTDSHTPHVDALGVIAIGVGGLEAENVMLGRASWMRLPDIVGVELTGKPNPGITATDVVLALTEFLRKERVVGAYLEFFGEGAKALTLGDRATISNMTPEYGATAAMFYIDEQTIDYLRLTGRDEQQVQLVENYAKTTGLWADSMTGADYGRVLTFNLSSVVRNMAGPSNPHARLATSDLAAKGIAADWQEEAGKMPDGAVIIAAITSCTNTSNPRNVIAAGLIARNAVQKGLVRKPWVKTSLAPGSKAVELYLKEAGLLPYLEQLGFGIVAFACTTCNGMSGALDPVIQQEIIDRDLYATAVLSGNRNFDGRIHPYAKQAFLASPPLVVAYAIAGTVRFDIEKDVLGTDADGNAVTLKDLWPEDAEIDAIIKSSVKPEQFRAVYDPMFNLAVEYGTEKPLYDWRPQSTYIRRPPYWEGALAGERTLSGMRPLAVLGDNITTDHLSPSNAILASSAAGEYLAKMGLPEEDFNSYATHRGDHLTAQRATFANPKLFNEMVKDEDGKVKQGSLARLEPEGKVLRMWETIETYMERKQPLIIVAGKDYGQGSSRDWAAKGVRLAGVEVIVAEGFERIHRTNLVGMGVLPLEFMPGETRMTYGIDGTETFDVKGERTPGAALTLLVHKKDGQTLEVPVKCRLDTAEEVSIYEAGGVLQRFAQDFLQGSV from the coding sequence ATGAACACTCAATTCCGTAAGCCTCTGCCCGGCACCAATTTAAGCTTCTTCGATACCCGCGAGGCGGTGGACGCCATCGCCCCCGGCGCCTTCGACAAACTGCCCTACACTGCCAAGGTGCTGGCCGAAAACCTGCTGCGCAAGGCCGAGCCTGCGCGCCTGAACGACTTCTTAAGCCAGCTGATTTTCCGTAAGCAAGACCTCGACTTCCCCTGGTTCCCTGCCCGTGTGGTATGCCACGACATTCTTGGCCAAACGGCACTGGTTGACCTTGCCGGCCTGCGGGATGCCATCGCTGCCAAGGGCGGCGACCCGGCCAAGGTAAACCCTGTAGTGCCAACCCAGCTGATTGTGGACCACTCACTGGCGGTGGAGCACGGCGGCTTTGAAAAGGATGCCTTTGAGAAAAACCGCGCCATCGAAGACAGACGCAACGACGATCGCTTCCACTTTATCAACTGGACCAAAAAGGCCTTCCGCAATGTGGATGTAATTCCACCCGGCAACGGCATCATGCACCAGATAAACCTGGAAAAGATGTCACCGGTGATTCAGGTGCGTGATGGCATCGCCTTCCCCGACACCTGCGTCGGCACCGACAGCCACACTCCCCACGTGGATGCCCTCGGCGTTATCGCCATCGGCGTTGGCGGCCTCGAGGCCGAAAACGTGATGCTGGGCCGCGCCTCCTGGATGCGCCTGCCGGATATCGTGGGTGTTGAGCTCACCGGCAAGCCAAACCCCGGCATTACCGCCACCGACGTGGTGCTGGCACTGACCGAATTTTTGCGTAAAGAGCGGGTGGTAGGTGCATACCTCGAGTTCTTTGGCGAAGGCGCCAAGGCGCTCACTCTGGGTGACCGCGCCACCATCTCCAACATGACCCCCGAATATGGCGCCACCGCCGCCATGTTCTATATCGACGAGCAGACCATCGACTATCTGCGCCTCACCGGCCGCGACGAGCAGCAGGTGCAGCTGGTTGAAAACTATGCCAAAACCACAGGCCTGTGGGCGGACTCCATGACTGGCGCCGACTATGGCCGGGTGCTGACGTTTAACCTCTCCAGCGTAGTGCGCAACATGGCCGGGCCTTCCAACCCCCATGCCCGTTTGGCCACCAGCGACTTGGCCGCCAAGGGCATTGCCGCCGACTGGCAAGAAGAAGCAGGCAAGATGCCCGATGGCGCTGTGATCATCGCCGCCATCACCAGCTGTACCAACACCAGTAACCCCCGTAACGTGATTGCCGCGGGCCTGATTGCCCGCAACGCGGTGCAAAAAGGTCTGGTGCGCAAGCCCTGGGTGAAAACCTCTCTCGCCCCCGGCTCCAAGGCGGTTGAACTGTACCTGAAAGAAGCAGGCTTGTTGCCGTATCTTGAGCAGCTCGGCTTCGGCATTGTGGCTTTCGCCTGCACCACCTGTAACGGCATGAGCGGCGCGCTGGACCCAGTGATTCAGCAGGAAATCATCGACCGGGATCTGTACGCCACCGCCGTGCTGTCGGGCAACCGTAACTTCGACGGCCGTATCCACCCTTACGCCAAGCAGGCATTTCTGGCCTCGCCGCCTTTGGTGGTGGCCTACGCCATCGCGGGCACTGTGCGCTTCGATATCGAAAAAGATGTGCTCGGCACTGATGCCGATGGCAACGCGGTAACCCTTAAAGACCTGTGGCCAGAGGATGCGGAAATCGATGCCATCATCAAGTCGTCGGTGAAGCCTGAGCAGTTCCGCGCCGTGTACGACCCCATGTTCAATCTCGCCGTGGAATACGGCACCGAGAAGCCACTCTACGACTGGCGTCCACAGAGCACCTACATCCGCCGTCCACCCTACTGGGAAGGCGCCCTTGCCGGTGAGCGAACCTTAAGCGGCATGCGGCCACTGGCGGTGCTGGGTGACAACATCACCACCGACCACCTGTCACCCTCCAATGCGATTCTGGCAAGCTCAGCCGCCGGTGAGTATCTGGCCAAAATGGGCCTGCCGGAGGAAGACTTTAACTCCTACGCCACCCACAGGGGCGACCACCTGACCGCCCAGCGCGCCACCTTCGCCAACCCCAAACTCTTCAACGAGATGGTGAAAGACGAAGATGGCAAGGTGAAGCAAGGCTCACTCGCCCGCCTCGAGCCGGAAGGCAAGGTGCTGCGCATGTGGGAAACCATTGAGACCTACATGGAGCGTAAGCAGCCGCTGATCATCGTGGCCGGTAAAGACTATGGTCAGGGCTCCAGCCGTGACTGGGCCGCCAAAGGCGTGCGTCTTGCCGGTGTTGAAGTGATTGTGGCCGAAGGCTTCGAGCGCATTCACCGCACCAATCTGGTGGGCATGGGCGTGTTGCCGCTGGAGTTTATGCCGGGCGAAACCCGCATGACCTATGGCATTGATGGCACTGAAACCTTCGATGTGAAGGGCGAGCGCACCCCGGGTGCAGCCCTGACCCTGTTGGTGCACAAGAAAGATGGCCAAACCCTGGAAGTGCCGGTGAAGTGTCGCCTGGATACCGCAGAAGAAGTGTCCATTTACGAGGCAGGTGGGGTTCTGCAACGCTTCGCCCAGGACTTCTTGCAGGGAAGTGTTTGA